The following coding sequences lie in one Haematobia irritans isolate KBUSLIRL chromosome 3, ASM5000362v1, whole genome shotgun sequence genomic window:
- the Bcat gene encoding branched chain amino acid transaminase isoform X2: MTTKMAINAKDLFRNQHRLIRIIEQSIRMCSNQSIKQQQQQQKQQKGQLDADFQISKSFTSQLSTTVPEPIVHDDDVGQQFSASALTVRLATPQQLQPKPDNAEELGFGKLFTDHMLKIYWHKSLGGWQQPQITPLENLVMHPAAKVLHYAVELFEGMKAYRGVDDKIRIFRPNMNMNRMNLAAKRSGLPTFEGEEFVKCLSRLLTIDSEWVPHTEAASLYIRPTLIGIDPTLGVAASDSALLYAILSPVGSYFKSEDDTGAVSLLADPSYTRAWPGGAGNRKMGSNYAPTINVQKEASRKGLQQVLWLYGDDHQLTEVGTMNIFMFFINENGEKELRTPPLNGLILPGITRDSILALTRQWGKFKVTEEKFNMHDIENLLNQGRLLELFGTGTACVVSPVNRISYMGKDLYIPTMEQEKPVHETIRETLMDIQYGKVEHPWSVVIE, translated from the exons GATCTCTTCCGCAATCAACATCGTTTGATTCGCATTATCGAACAATCGATTCGTATGTGCAGCAATCAGTCGataaaacaacagcaacaacaacaaaaacaacaaaagggGCAATTAGATGCTGATTTTCAAATATCCAAATCATTTACATCTCAATTGTCGACAACAGTACCTGAACCAATTGTCCATGACGATGATGTTGGCCAACAGTTCTCAGCGTCAGCGTTGACAGTGCGTTTGGCCACACCCCAACAATTGCAACCGAAACCCGATAATGCTGAAGAATTGGGCTTTGGTAAACTTTTCACCGATCACATGTTGAAAATCTATTGGCATAAAAGTTTGGGCGGTTGGCAACAACCTCAAATTACACCATTGGAAAATCTTGTAATGCATCCTGCAGCTAAAGTATTACATTATGCCGTTGAG cttttcgAAGGCATGAAAGCTTATCGCGGTGTTGATGATAAAATTCGCATATTCCGTCCCAATATGAATATGAATCGCATGAATTTGGCTGCCAAACGTTCCGGTTTACCCACATTTGAGGgtgaagaatttgtcaaatgCCTATCCCGATTGCTCACCATTGACTCGGAATGGGTACCACACACCGAAGCTGCCAGTTTATACATTCGTCCCACCCTTATTGGTATTGAT CCTACCTTGGGTGTTGCTGCCTCCGATTCTGCCCTTTTGTATGCCATCCTTAGCCCTGTAGGTAGCTATTTCAAGAGTGAAGATGATACCGGTGCCGTTTCACTATTGGCTGATCCCAGCTACACCAGAGCCTGGCCCGGTGGTGCTGGTAATCGTAAAATGGGTTCGAATTATGCACCCACAATTAATGTACAAAAAGAGGCTTCCCGCAAAGGACTGCAACAGGTGTTGTGGTTGTATGGTGATGACCATCAATTGACTGAAGTCGGTACCATGAATATTTTCATGTTCTTCATCAATGAAAATGGAg AAAAGGAATTGAGAACACCCCCCTTGAATGGTTTAATTTTGCCTGGTATTACCAGAGATTCAATTTTGGCCTTAACCCGCCAATGGGGTAAATTCAAGGTTACCGAAGAAAAATTCAACATGCATGATATTGAGAATCTTCTAAATCAAGGAAGG TTACTTGAATTGTTTGGTACTGGTACAGCCTGTGTAGTTAGCCCTGTTAATCGCATCAGCTATATGGGCAAGGACCTTTATATCCCCACCATGGAACAAGAGAAACCAGTACATGAAACCATCCGCGAAACATTAATGGACATCCAATACGGCAAAGTGGAACATCCCTGGTCTGTTGTCATTGAATGA
- the Bcat gene encoding branched chain amino acid transaminase isoform X1, producing MIQEHIFALITKNIHHSSGSRFNDLFRNQHRLIRIIEQSIRMCSNQSIKQQQQQQKQQKGQLDADFQISKSFTSQLSTTVPEPIVHDDDVGQQFSASALTVRLATPQQLQPKPDNAEELGFGKLFTDHMLKIYWHKSLGGWQQPQITPLENLVMHPAAKVLHYAVELFEGMKAYRGVDDKIRIFRPNMNMNRMNLAAKRSGLPTFEGEEFVKCLSRLLTIDSEWVPHTEAASLYIRPTLIGIDPTLGVAASDSALLYAILSPVGSYFKSEDDTGAVSLLADPSYTRAWPGGAGNRKMGSNYAPTINVQKEASRKGLQQVLWLYGDDHQLTEVGTMNIFMFFINENGEKELRTPPLNGLILPGITRDSILALTRQWGKFKVTEEKFNMHDIENLLNQGRLLELFGTGTACVVSPVNRISYMGKDLYIPTMEQEKPVHETIRETLMDIQYGKVEHPWSVVIE from the exons ATGATACAAGAACATATTTTCGCATTAATTACCAAAAATATCCATCATTCTTCCGGTTCACGTTTTAAC GATCTCTTCCGCAATCAACATCGTTTGATTCGCATTATCGAACAATCGATTCGTATGTGCAGCAATCAGTCGataaaacaacagcaacaacaacaaaaacaacaaaagggGCAATTAGATGCTGATTTTCAAATATCCAAATCATTTACATCTCAATTGTCGACAACAGTACCTGAACCAATTGTCCATGACGATGATGTTGGCCAACAGTTCTCAGCGTCAGCGTTGACAGTGCGTTTGGCCACACCCCAACAATTGCAACCGAAACCCGATAATGCTGAAGAATTGGGCTTTGGTAAACTTTTCACCGATCACATGTTGAAAATCTATTGGCATAAAAGTTTGGGCGGTTGGCAACAACCTCAAATTACACCATTGGAAAATCTTGTAATGCATCCTGCAGCTAAAGTATTACATTATGCCGTTGAG cttttcgAAGGCATGAAAGCTTATCGCGGTGTTGATGATAAAATTCGCATATTCCGTCCCAATATGAATATGAATCGCATGAATTTGGCTGCCAAACGTTCCGGTTTACCCACATTTGAGGgtgaagaatttgtcaaatgCCTATCCCGATTGCTCACCATTGACTCGGAATGGGTACCACACACCGAAGCTGCCAGTTTATACATTCGTCCCACCCTTATTGGTATTGAT CCTACCTTGGGTGTTGCTGCCTCCGATTCTGCCCTTTTGTATGCCATCCTTAGCCCTGTAGGTAGCTATTTCAAGAGTGAAGATGATACCGGTGCCGTTTCACTATTGGCTGATCCCAGCTACACCAGAGCCTGGCCCGGTGGTGCTGGTAATCGTAAAATGGGTTCGAATTATGCACCCACAATTAATGTACAAAAAGAGGCTTCCCGCAAAGGACTGCAACAGGTGTTGTGGTTGTATGGTGATGACCATCAATTGACTGAAGTCGGTACCATGAATATTTTCATGTTCTTCATCAATGAAAATGGAg AAAAGGAATTGAGAACACCCCCCTTGAATGGTTTAATTTTGCCTGGTATTACCAGAGATTCAATTTTGGCCTTAACCCGCCAATGGGGTAAATTCAAGGTTACCGAAGAAAAATTCAACATGCATGATATTGAGAATCTTCTAAATCAAGGAAGG TTACTTGAATTGTTTGGTACTGGTACAGCCTGTGTAGTTAGCCCTGTTAATCGCATCAGCTATATGGGCAAGGACCTTTATATCCCCACCATGGAACAAGAGAAACCAGTACATGAAACCATCCGCGAAACATTAATGGACATCCAATACGGCAAAGTGGAACATCCCTGGTCTGTTGTCATTGAATGA